Proteins encoded by one window of Manis pentadactyla isolate mManPen7 chromosome X, mManPen7.hap1, whole genome shotgun sequence:
- the LOC118926190 gene encoding melanoma-associated antigen B5-like: MPQRRKSKRQGRQTQHQAQGETQSRGHAQATAAAAAAAAAEPTPSSFPQCEDLIQSLPDVEPRSTGQQPQEAPPVTTASTHTTSDEASDDEDQDKPRIPEVPLNTEGSRKVYFVRNIINLLEHFLVKKYKLKQPMLKEDMLQVIGEEYKYQFPEILKKTAKRIESLFALDLKEGDSPRPSYDLVSKLKLPNNGRVRPGRGFPKTGLVMRVLGIILLKDNCATEEDMWKHLRGMSVYPGRRHFFYGEPKKLITQTLVRLKYLECRHVAGSDPPRCEFLWGPKAHAETSRMKILEFIANTKKEIPRAFPSFCEEALQDEEEKAQVRAAANLGTTGHAQKGLPSSTEV, from the coding sequence ATGCCTCAGCGTCGGAAGAGTAAGCGCCAGGGCCGCCAGACACAGCACCAGGCCCAGGGTGAGACCCAGAGTCGTGGGCATGCTCAggccacagcagcagcagcagcagcagcagcagcagagccCACTCCCTCCTCGTTTCCTCAGTGTGAAGATCTTATCCAGAGTCTGCCTGATGTTGAGCCACGTAGCACTGGCCAGCAGCCTCAGGAAGCACCACCTGTCACCACTGCATCTACTCACACTACATCTGATGAAGCTTCTGACGACGAAGATCAGGATAAGCCAAGGATTCCTGAGGTTCCACTGAACACTGAAGGCTCACGCAAAGTTTATTTTGTCAGGAACATTATTAACCTGTTGGAGCACTTCCTTGTGAAGAAGTATAAACTGAAGCAGCCTATGCTGAAGGAAGACATGCTGCAGGTTATTGGTGAAGAGTACAAATACCAATTTCCTGAGATCCTCAAGAAAACTGCTAAGCGCATTGAGAGCCTCTTTGCTCTTGACTTGAAGGAAGGTGACTCACCTAGACCATCATATGACTTGGTCAGCAAACTGAAGCTCCCCAACAATGGGAGGGTGCGTCCTGGAAGGGGCTTTCCAAAGACGGGTCTCGTGATGCGTGTTCTGGGTATCATCCTCTTGAAGGACAACTGTGCTACTGAGGAAGACATGTGGAAACACCTGAGGGGGATGAGTGTATATCCTGGGAGGAGGCACTTCTTCTACGGGGAACCCAAGAAGCTCATCACCCAAACTTTGGTGAGACTCAAGTACCTGGAGTGCCGCCACGTGGCTGGCAGTGATCCCCCTCGCTGTGAGTTTCTGTGGGGCCCCAAAGCCCATGCTGAAACCAGCAGGATGAAAATCCTGGAATTTATAGCGAACACCAAGAAAGAAATTCCCCGTGCTTTCCCATCCTTTTGTGAAGAAGCTCTGCAAGATGAGGAAGAAAAAGCCCAAGTCAGAGCTGCAGCCAACCTTGGCACCACTGGCCATGCCCAGAAGGGTCTCCCCAGCTCTACTGAAGTCTGA